A window from Citrus sinensis cultivar Valencia sweet orange chromosome 5, DVS_A1.0, whole genome shotgun sequence encodes these proteins:
- the LOC102613360 gene encoding uncharacterized protein LOC102613360 isoform X1, with translation MQLQLRSSSSASALFSAVQVKPPSSPPVRVKALFTKNPGSGTLKNSNSNTNPNPNPMASNPRWAQKTVTLPPLRRGCHLITPKIVKEIAQDLSEFKCGLAHLFLLHTSASLTINENYDSDVRDDTETFLNKIVPEGRSAPWKHTLEGPDDMPAHIKSSMFGCTLTIPITDGQLNMGTWQELHGCMLLLTSLLTSADWNMAVRASRCTHSSQSRHHSQWNMIQIGDECFCSVTFLLLTEMVNGV, from the exons ATGCAATTGCAATTGCGAAGCAGCTCCTCGGCCTCCGCTTTGTTTTCAGCCGTACAGGTGAAGCCACCGTCATCGCCACCGGTTCGTGTAAAAGCCCTGTTCACAAAAAATCCGGGCTCGGGCACCctaaaaaattccaattccaatACCAATCCCAATCCCAATCCCATGGCTTCTAATCCTAGGTGGGCACAGAAGACTGTAACTCTCCCTCCACTTCGCCGTGGCTGTCATCTCATTACCCCTAAG ATAGTGAAGGAAATCGCGCAAGACTTGTCAGAATTCAAGTGTGGCCTTGCGCATCTCTTTT TGCTGCACACAAGTGCCTCTCTTACTATTAATGAGAATTATGACTCTGATGTTCGGGATGACACCGAGACTTTCCTCAACAAAATAGTCCCAGAG GGGAGATCAGCTCCTTGGAAGCATACCCTCGAAG GCCCAGATGACATGCCAGCACAtattaaatcatcaatgttTGGTTGCACACTCAC GATTCCAATCACAGATGGGCAGCTAAACATGGGAACTTGGCAG GAGCTCCATGGATGTATGTTGCTGCTCACGTCACTACTCACTAGTGCTGATT GGAATATGGCTGTGCGAGCATCGCGATGCACCCACTCCTCGCAAAGTCGTCATCACTCTCAATGGAATATGATTCAAATAGGAGATGAGTGCTTTTGTTCTGTTACTTTTCTCCTTTTGACTGAAATGGTTAATGGCGTGTAA
- the LOC102613838 gene encoding calcium-binding protein CML39-like produces MKSEAATAHSHGGRGQSSFERLRRKLSFSPKTKKADNKEGSLSLSLVLKDETESSSGSDEELQKKVFNFFDENGDGRITAAELQSCLMTVGGGGELSISVADAEAAIQSSDLNGDGVLDFDEFLKLMEGNQEEEEKNCELRDAFALYVMDGSNSITPASLKRMLTRLGLGESKSIDDCKAMIRPFDINGDGVLSFEEFSLMMH; encoded by the coding sequence ATGAAGTCTGAGGCCGCTACGGCCCATAGCCATGGAGGTAGAGGACAATCTTCTTTTGAAAGATTACGTAGAAAATTGTCATTCTCCCCAAAGACAAAGAAGGCAGACAACAAGGAGGGCTCTCTTTCACTTTCACTTGTCTTAAAGGACGAAACTGAAAGCAGCAGCGGGAGCGACGAGGAGCTTCAGAAGAAGGTGTTCAACTTCTTTGACGAGAACGGAGATGGAAGGATAACCGCAGCAGAGTTACAGAGCTGTTTAATGACGGTTGGCGGAGGCGGGGAACTCTCCATCTCCGTGGCTGATGCCGAAGCTGCCATTCAATCATCCGATTTAAACGGAGATGGGGTATTGGACTTCGATGAGTTTCTGAAGCTGATGGAGGGTAATcaggaggaggaggagaagaACTGCGAGCTCAGGGATGCTTTTGCGCTCTACGTCATGGATGGTTCCAATAGCATCACCCCGGCTAGTCTCAAGAGGATGCTTACCCGTCTGGGTCTCGGTGAGTCCAAGTCCATTGATGACTGTAAAGCTATGATCAGACCCTTTGATATCAACGGTGATGGCGTCCTCAGCTTTGAAGAGTTCTCTTTAATGATGCACTAA
- the LOC102613360 gene encoding uncharacterized protein LOC102613360 isoform X2 — MQLQLRSSSSASALFSAVQVKPPSSPPVRVKALFTKNPGSGTLKNSNSNTNPNPNPMASNPRWAQKTVTLPPLRRGCHLITPKIVKEIAQDLSEFKCGLAHLFLLHTSASLTINENYDSDVRDDTETFLNKIVPEGRSAPWKHTLEGPDDMPAHIKSSMFGCTLTIPITDGQLNMGTWQGIWLCEHRDAPTPRKVVITLNGI; from the exons ATGCAATTGCAATTGCGAAGCAGCTCCTCGGCCTCCGCTTTGTTTTCAGCCGTACAGGTGAAGCCACCGTCATCGCCACCGGTTCGTGTAAAAGCCCTGTTCACAAAAAATCCGGGCTCGGGCACCctaaaaaattccaattccaatACCAATCCCAATCCCAATCCCATGGCTTCTAATCCTAGGTGGGCACAGAAGACTGTAACTCTCCCTCCACTTCGCCGTGGCTGTCATCTCATTACCCCTAAG ATAGTGAAGGAAATCGCGCAAGACTTGTCAGAATTCAAGTGTGGCCTTGCGCATCTCTTTT TGCTGCACACAAGTGCCTCTCTTACTATTAATGAGAATTATGACTCTGATGTTCGGGATGACACCGAGACTTTCCTCAACAAAATAGTCCCAGAG GGGAGATCAGCTCCTTGGAAGCATACCCTCGAAG GCCCAGATGACATGCCAGCACAtattaaatcatcaatgttTGGTTGCACACTCAC GATTCCAATCACAGATGGGCAGCTAAACATGGGAACTTGGCAG GGAATATGGCTGTGCGAGCATCGCGATGCACCCACTCCTCGCAAAGTCGTCATCACTCTCAATGGAATATGA